GTCAAACAAACCTTTGACATCAAGGATATGATGGTACAACTGGTATAAATTTCTGGTGCATCTACACTTGGCTTATTGTATCCATGCATAGaggcctcatcttcagaaagacacatCTGCTttagagaaagttcaacaccaggcaacaaaaatcgttTTAGAACTAAAAGCAAGTCTACTTTCAAACCAGGAATGGTTGAAGACCACAGGGTTAATGACTTcagaccagacatgacagggcagtACCCTgaagtactgaacaatttggagaatattgatccagaccacttctttaaaaggGCAGATAtagcacaaacaaggagcaatggtttaaAGCTCAATAAACCACAATATAGGATGGAAAACAGGAGAGTTTTTCACCCATaaagttataaacccatggaactgcctacctgccaaaGTTGTAAAACCCAAAACACTGCTGAGCTTAGAGGTCCAGCTGAATAAAATCAGCACAAATGGGGGTGCAGAGACCTTTTGACAAGCTGCTGACTTCTTGCCCTCTTGTAGACACTagagatagtggccctcaggCACCAGTAGTATAGTTGGGTTCATTCCCAACTAGCAATCAGGAATTCCGGGTTTGAATCTCGGGTTGGACAGAAATGGTTTATCAGTTAGTGCCAGGATAGGTTTATCAGTGTAAGAAAATAAGTTTATCTAAATGAGGCAAGGAAGAAAAAAAACAGTTTAACAACCTGCAAGTACTGTACTGTGTGCAGCCAAGATTTCAAGTATGGATGTAGGAATACTGGAAATGGGTCCAGGATATTTTTATAGAAAAGTCTTCCAGGGTTGCCTTGCTGGTAATGGAAGGCGTCACGCATACATCAATTTTTAATACTTAAAACATTAAGCACTGATTTAGAAGTGTTATAGGAGAATAATTGATTAACCAAAACATTTTTGTAACAGCTCCAAACAGCTATAACATACCATCCCTGCTGGGTTCCACCAAGGAAGGCTCCAAACATTCAGCCCCAAGCTTTACTATGTCTGCACGGCCTCTGCCTGATGAAGACAAGATGAAGGTGCCAGGCCCTGGTTCTTACAATGACTCCACAGTAGATAAGTACAAGACTGTCAAGAGCCCCAGCTTCAGCATGGGCCAGCGAACCACCATCCCTTCTGATCACACAATGAAGCCTGGCCCTGGTGCACATTGCCCCGAGAAGGTACAGTATTGTCTATTAATAAAGATGTTATGGCATTGTATACAGCATGATAGAGATCACTTGAATATGAGCTCATGATAGATTATAATAGTACAGTTACACTTCTACTATGAAAGGTTTGTTCTGCTTAATTTTTGTAATGTATGAAATGCACATGGCAAGCTTGAAATGAGACATAACTTACACATAATGCTTGGCACTATACCCTCTGGCACTCTGCACTGCATGTAACCTTCGTGTTCAGTATCAGCCCTCCGGTCCCAAGTTCACCATGGCTCCCAGACCTGCTGACGAAGTGGACAAAATGAATATCCCAGGGCCAGGCGCTTACAACTCTGGTGATCTTGATAAGTGCAGAGAGAAACAGCCAGCCTTTACTATGTCTCCAAAGACCAACCTGCCCACTGATAACAGTCCAAAGCCTGCACCAAATGCTTACTCTCCAGAAAAGGTGGGTAGTGTGCTAGAGGGTATAAAATGACACAAATGATCTTGGACCATATAAATAGGAGAtaagatccacacacacacagtttttagAAAGGAAAGTTAGAATACATACAATGAAAGGGAAAAATTATTCATTAAACGATAAATGTAGCCAAGCAAGAACATCGAAGGTTTTTAATTGTAAAGTAAATTTCAAAGGAATGAGTGCATAGCTTTCAAATCCTCATCTCGGTTTATATTATTTGTCATTCTTTAACATATAAAATGTGGAACAACTTTTTTGCTAAAAAACACTTAAGGCATGAACTAGTCATATAGGACAAGGATTACTTCATTGGCTTATTTGACAAAGATGTTGTAAATTTCATAATTCTTAATTACACAAGGTTAACCATATAAAAGGGAAGGGTAAACAAATATCAGTACCCATATGATGTGGATCATAAAGTAATGTGTGAGGGAGAACACACTGGGGCTCCTCCTCCCATGTTGTCAaggcaggttttttttttttttgtgagggggttgggggggtggaaAGAGGGTCTCGCTGGGTTTTTTCCATTTGCAAGACAGGCTCAAATTGTATTAGCTGGTCTTCTATGAAGTATTCCTCACACCATTATTAGTCGTATCTTCCAGAGTTCTTTCATGCTCATCTTGCTGGTCGAGTTATGTTGTCAGTATAAAATACTGTTATCACCTGGCTAGGACTCTTCCTCTTAGAATATTTTGGAACCTCATATCTTCAGCCTTTTCTTCTTGGTAGGCTGATTGGTAGGCCAAATATATTTCTTATCTTTGCATTCCTTACTCCTGGCACTCTAACCTTAGTGTGCCATATTTGAACCTTGACAGCCACTTCCCACCAAGCTTCCTAATTTAGCATTCCTCAGCCATTAGTTCTGTTTTGAATATTTATTTTAGGTATTTACCATTTGTTTCAATTCACATTTTAACTTataccagtacagtacagtactacatATTCACTCAATTTAACAACTTATTTGGGAGGGGGGGATATATACCTACTTGTTAAATCTGGGGCTCCACTAAACCCGGCATGTTAAAATGcctgtaaatatttaaataatatttaggAGGGCAACAGAGGTCAATGACTCGGTAAATAAGGTTCCAGTTACTCGTGTCAAATTCAGCCTTTAAACCTTCAGAATGATAAATTAGAGGTTCTTAAATAGTGGATACTATGTCTTTATTACTTGTAATTAATCTACAGTATTTGCATTTGTGACTCACAGGAATAGTGATGTATTTTACTGGAGCAGTATTTACTACTAAAGGAagaagaataaaacaaaatacattaTATGTAATGTGGGCATGTTATGGTAATAGTGCCAAATTCACCACAAGGGCCAATGAGGTGGACACCCTATTGAAGCTGGCAAAACATACAGCTATGTGCATGTTTATTGCAGCCTTCAGGGGTTCTAGCCAACTTCGATACACCACAGCAAGGGTGTGTGCATATAAATCTTTACTAGAAGTATTAATCATAGTGTTTAATGCTGCAGCTTTCAAGCCTGTATGTTTTAGGTCAGTGAGACTTTCACCAGACATTTGTTCCAATATTATTGTAAGGTGCCTAGCAGAGGACCTATGAAACTGGCAACCTACTCAAGAATAAGTTCATTTTCTGAGCCTTTACTACGGTGCCCAAAACCAACTTACTGACATAAATAAAAAAGGCAGCACTCTGTGCTTATTCACTAGTTAGGGTGCCATTGGAGGTTGTAGAGGTTTTAAAGTGATGATCCACATAAGGAATCAATATGGACCAGACAGTACACACAGGGGCCTTGTGTCTGAATGGACAGCACTTGGGGGGTCAGTCTCAAGGgcctgggtttgattcccggccaaGGTGGAAACAAGtgggcagtttccttcacccaGATGaaagtttacctagcagtaaataggtacctggaagttacagctgctatgagctgcttcctgaggatatGTACATGTGTTAGaagtatatgtagtagatataatagaggaaaaagaatggttaaaaaagtGGGGTCCTggagctaatagcttgattctgcagatacaaatagtaaatccaAATATTAGatgcactcactcacacacacgcacacacacatgcatataaaaaattattttacATGCTCCTACTTTAAAAAAGTTTGTAATATACAGTACTTCATATTGTACTTATAATATACACATCATTTCTCATTTGAGATATTACTCTAGTTCATAATGCTTGGCTTTATATATACCCTCCCACACTCTGGACTGCATGCATATAACCTTCGTGTTCAGTATCAGCCCTCCGGTCCCAAGTTCACCATGGCTCCCAGACCTGCTGACGAAGTGGACAAAATGAATATCCCAGGGCCAGGCGCTTACAACTCTGGTGATCTTGATAAGTGCAGAGAGAAACAGCCAGCCTTTACTATGTCTCCAAAGACCAACCTGCCCACTGATAACAGTCCAAAGCCTGCACCAAATGCTTACTCTCCAGAAAAGGTGGGTAGTGTGCTATACTCTGCTGGAGGGTATTAGGTGACTGAAGATAAGGGATTGTTGGCCTTATTGAGGAAAAAATTGTCACACAAACATAAGCCAGAAGAATATACAATCAGGAACCACACAGTATTTACTGAAGTATGACATGAGAACAAAAGGAAACAGTGGTCAGTGCAGTTGGGTCACAGGCAAATGGTCCCAGGTTCAATTCCTGTGTCAGGACAGCAGCAATTTGGAAATATATCCCTTCACCTGATTTCtctgtacacctagcagtaaataggtacctggaagttaggcaACTAATGTGGGTTGCATTCTGGAGGAAGCTCATTAATTGGCCTAGGGACCTCTTGCTAAGACTAATCAGGCTTCTTCCCTCCTACTAGAGAAAATtgaacccccccccaaaaaaaaatcacgtgtgtgtgtgtgtgtgtgtgtagatttaAAATTATATAATGGAATTGATAGTCATAAACTTGAGAGTGGACACAGGTGACAATACAAAAGTTTTAGAAGCTTTAAAATGAGTCTGACACCAcacagactatatatatataccccacaTACCAAGGGGTATGTCTTAACTATGCAGTAGGGTCCTGGAAAGGAATGAGACCACATGCAAGTGAACTGACAACTGCACAGCAGGTATACATACAAGAGTGACCTGAGCACAGAAAGAAATATAAATCACATTGCCATGCCATGAAGGATCAGAAAATGATACAGTACATATCAATAAGCAGCACATGAGATCACACAACATGAGAGAGAAGCACTACCATAAGTGCCACAACAGCAGTGAATAAGAAGCAACACCACAGCAAGGCATAAGAACAATACCACATTAACCACACAACAGCACACATTAACCACACAACAGCACACATTTGGGGACGGCACAGAATTGAGGACactggatccaagagtcaatgctcaatcctgcaggcacaaataggtgtgtACTATAAGAGGGATGAGGAATAACACATCTTGTATGCATAATAGTGGGTGGACAGGGAAGCTCAGGCAAGAGATGGCTGGTGTATTGCAtagtaaataataattaaacagtAGGAATGGTAAGAATAACTAATGAAATTATTAGTTTATTTGGCTTAATTTgcatttatatatgtatgtgttcacctaacagtaaactgCTACCCAGGATTTAGGCAACTGGGTTGGAAGGTTTGGAAACTTGGAAGGTCAGTAGTGTGACCTTGGGGGTGGGGCTCCATACAAGCCTATTAAGTGTGAATGTATACAtacgcaggcttcctgtccctggcaAAATTAATTGTTCTTGCAATGATGAGTTATCACTTGACATGATGAGCTAGTGTAAGTGAAGATGAATTGTATAACAAATTATTATATGGCATTACATAATTGTTAATGATCACATAACATGATGAGGCATCGCATGTCATGAGCTGTCAAAGAACATAATGTTCCACACGACATAATGAGATCGTATGACTTGCTGCGTTATTTAATGACATGATGAGTTGCATGTGTAAATACATAAATGTGAAGACAAATGTACTGTAAGACAGCATCACTTTGATTCTAGTATTCATCTCAGGATTTATTTACCAATATTATCATATTTCTGCAAAATATTAGTACCTGTATAGTAGTTTCTGCAGGTGAGAGTGAATCACCATGGACATAGCTGTCCATTATTACTTCCATGTATTATTTTCTATGTATACCTTAGAAAGTAATACTACATGTATTACTTTCACGTAGTTTTTTTCAATGCATTGCTTGCTTTTTAGATTCCTCATATTACATCACTTATGCTTAAATACTAAGTATTAGTAAGTTTAGTTCACTATTAACTTAACCCTATTAAACTCACTAAACTTGAGAGGATAAAGGCACATGCAAGTCCTTATTTATTTTTAACTATTTTATTTTAATAGCTTGCACATGTTTCCTTATATAAGTGAAAATAGTACTGATCTAATTTACTCACATGTCAGAGCTACTCCTAAATGAACATGATAGGTATGTAGGCAGTGTTGAGCATTATTCCCTATGGTTCAGTACGTGCCATCGGGACCCAAGTTCACCATGGCGCCCCGTGCTGTTGAAGAGATGGACAAGATGCAAGTGCCCGGCCCAGGCACCTACGAAGCTGGCAACCTGGACAAGAGTAGGGTCAGTTTACCAGCATTCACTATGGCACCAAAAACCAACTTACCGACAGACCGTACTCAAAAACCAGCACCCAATGCGTATTCACCAGAAAAGTCCGAGTCGGTAGGTGGCGTTAGAGAGAGCAAGGGACTTGAGGGTTATGAGACAGATAAGCAGGCACTGTAGATAATGAAGAAATGCCCAACTTTCAGAACTTATCTAATGTTATAGTGTATAGAGGAAAGTGTTAATGCTTTCCattttacattatagtgtgtgtactatacaatactgtattatttatttaaagtaGAACTTGTACAGTAGTTCACTTGTAGTTGCTGAGTAGATTCaggtaaattagatgccattcaaGTTTTAGCATGGGTATGTTTGACTTTATATTTTAATCACATTGCAAATGGTAGGCCTACTATATAAGCAGTACCATGTatattcagtgtgtgtgtatataatatataattattattattatacacacaTGTATGTCTTATTAAATATGACCTCATTGCTGGCATTGTTGATCTCCACATAGTACAGTATAAGCTTTCTatgcttctattttcttactctcggGATTAAGATGGGCAAACAAGTTACCGAAATCCATGGAAAAGAAACTAATGATTATTGAAGGGTACATTTTCTATGCCATTTCATTCCactctggaacatcttcaggtaagGATTAAATATACAAGGTCAACATTTTTCTTGATACACATGTAAAAAGAGATGGAATTGTATGGGGGTAATGTGAAGTAATCACACACAGGTAAAGAAATAGGGACATAATGGGGATGAATCCCCATAATGGGGATGAATTTGATAATGGGTGATCAAAAACTGCATAAGGCGGTGAGCAGAGAGAACTCGGTAGAGACATTATCTGGTGCTGTATGGCAAGGACTGGATTTGAGCATAGGCAAGGTATCAAAGTCGTTACTCTGTATATATAGGGTGGGTCTCTCCTTTTATGAGTATAGCTTCCAGTACTATATTTGCAGTCTTCTCTGGTCAGTGGTGACCAGAGAAGACTCTGGGCTGGTAAGGGCTCTGTTGACACACAGAGCCCTTACTCATTGTTCTGACTGGCATAACATCCACAAGGAAATGGACAGAAGCCTTCAAGTGTTAATAAACAACGAATACACAAATAGAGAATCCAACACCCATATCagaagatatttagaaaaatggtaCAGTataacagaacagaaacaaccctTTCCATAAAAGTATTACAAATTTACTATGAGCTCACAATACAAAattgaaaaataattaaaaatataatttcaaATTGAGTAAAACCGACAGCCCAGACCAAAGACTGGAATTCATTATTTACTGCAAAACAAAAAAAGACTGCTGATTTAATAATTAAGAACAGGCCCAATAAACAATACAACCCTCCAAAAAGCAAACATGGTATACCAGTTCACATGCTCCAATGAAGAATGTCACCTTCGATTTACTTACATTGGTATGACCACCACAAAGCTTTTGAGAAGACTGACCTGCCATCTACAAAGCTGGTGCCCCTGGAAACCATATACAAAATGTACATAACATGCACTAGGAACATACTACTGGAGttgaaaatacaataatcttggcATCCACTGCTGACCAGAGGAGACTGCAAATATATTACTGGAAGCTATATTCATTAAAAAAAGAGACCACCCTAAATATACAGAGTAACGACTTTGATTCCTTGCCTACGCTCAAATCCAGTCcttaccatacagcaccagataaCATCTCTACCGAGTTCTCCCCGCCCATTGCCATTGGATGCCAATGTTTGATTGGCATCCATCCCCATTATTTCTGTTTCTTCACCTGTGTGATTATTCTCTTTTTCCACAtgcatattgatatatatttacaCCTTGTATATTTATTCCTTACATGAAGATGTTCTAGAGTGGAACAAAGCATTGTAGAAAATATACTCTTCAATAATCATTAGTTTCTTTTCTATGAATTTTGGTAACTTGATTGCTCTTCTTAACCCCAAGAGTAAGAAAATAATTAAAAGCATAGAAAGCTTATAAGATCAACAATACTAACAATGTAGTCATATTTACCCAAATAGGCTTAAAAAAGCCTGCTGTCCAAGTATACAAATATGTATACTTATACATACAGTAAACATGGCATGCTGCATATAAACTACATAAATAATGGTCTAAATAATAATGAGCGTCTGAAGAAATGTGACTAACTGACTTGACAGACAATTCATCACAAATTCAAAACATGTTAAGGAAGTAACACACTGATGCAAGTTCCATTGAGCTAAAACGATGCTTACAGAATAAGTGATAAACTATATGCTTTaacttaactaaaatattaaGACAAGTTTCTCGAGTTATATCTGTATCTATCTCAAAATCTCATCCAGTAACAAATCTCAacattcattagaattaacaattaATTACTTATAAACGTTTCCAACCTTCAGTCATTTTTAATACATATTAAATATGGAACAAATGGATTAATAAAAGTATAGATGAACTCCTGTGTTATCAGTGAATCTGATCACATTGAACTAAATTCAAAATATATTTTCATGTCCTCAGTCGGAGACCAAGACTACCCCACAGTTCAGCTTTGGAATCAAGCACTCACAGTATTTGGGAAAACTACGTGACCAGTAACCTCCATACAGCTGTCTACCAATGACCTGGCATAGCTGTCTCCACCTGCCTCATGTCTCCCAGGGGAATTTACACAGCTGTGTCTACCTGCCTCTTATCTCCTAGCGATCTTGATAGCTGTCTCTGCCTATCTCCCAGCAATCCTGACAGCTGTCTACCTGCATCCAGTCTCTACAGTGATCTTAAAACAGCTCTCTCCACCTGCCTCCTGTTTCCCTGTGGTATTTACCCAGCTGTCTACCTGTCTCCCAGTGGTCCTGACACATCCGTTTCCTGCCTCCCAGAATCTCTGACACGGCTGTCTTTATGCATAGTCTGTCTACCACCACTGAACGGTTCCTCCTGTTAAAGAATATAGTGATCCCAATTGAAAACCAATTGGTTAGAGGACTTGATAATTGTTATATTGTTACTTTGATTAGGTTCCTTTTTAGAGTTAATTATAAAAAGAAACTGGTCAAACATAAAATTTGTATGTGTCCAATCTAGCAGATTATCTTAACTAATACGTGAAAACCACAGTGTATTCTAACTAGGAACAAGCATCTTTTCAGAATAGAGAATTTGAGAGACAAATTTAATGCAAGTAATGGCAACTTTAATGGATATTCCACCACAGTGTTCTAAAATTAAGACAGAAAAAGGGGCTAACCATAATTTATGAAACTTTAAATATACTTTCATATCATTATTTTAGTACTAGCCACTCAAATATGGCCTCACTACTCTTCTTGTGTACATTTTCTTTATTGAATTGGGATCACTATAGTTGAGCATTGTTTGAAAATTTTAAACAATATAAAGAacattattttttgttttattattgcATACAGCATGGAATATTATCATTTGCAacaaatatgtgaatattttaaGTGCACTTTTATTGGTCTTGaaaggtcttttttttttttattcctggTGATAAGAGTCGATAGATCACGAGAATCGGCACTTGGCAGACAAGCTCCTGTGCTTGACTCGCGCAATTTGGATGAGAATCTATGACAGCAAACTAATCATATACTTAAAAATTATCAGTACGTCTCGCATCGGGATTTTGTTTAAATCCTTTTAAAGAAAACAAAACTTTCTATGGCGAGAAAATTGAAATCATTTATACAGTAATTATCATTAGAAAAAGCTCGAGTATTAATACTCGATTACATTTAATGTTTTTAAACCTTCCTAGAAGCATTGATTGTGTTCCTAAACACAAGTTTCTTCGGGCTACAACTTGGCCTTATACTTATGAACTTGTCTCTAAAAGTTAATTATTGAGTCAGTACCTCACAGGTTAAGTTTGAACTACTTTCCAGGATACGAATATAAAAAAATTTCATATCTTCGACAGTGTGATGTCATAATATAGGAATGTCTTGCATTATCAACACCGAGTTTATTACTGAACTAAGTTTTTCTACTTAATTGCAACATTTTGGCTGGTATCCAAAGTACAGCAGTGCACTGTCGACAGTTTTATGTATCTCTTAGATCAAGGCTTCTCTACATTTGGACCTAGAATTTTATTCATTGACGACCGATTTTATTAAATTATGGTGCACCAGCTTCTTACCAACACACATAGGAATaatgagattttttttttattaagcagatgcttataaatattaaatttttTAATATACTTTTTGTAAAACTGTAGAAACATTTTACATTTGAagaattaatataaattattctaCAAGAATTGTTTTTCAattgcagtacagtactgtaattactTTAGTTGTAACATGTCGGTCATCTATTATGCATGGATTAATATGTACATTATGATTATACGTGCATTCTCTTGTCTTGTAGTGCACATCATGCAAACTATCaactttatatttattattacaaCTTGAGTTGGACACTATTCTAAAGAAAATAGtccatcatatatatatagttttattgtatgtatatattatattcagCTTTAAAAATGTGCCAGAATAATGATAAATAATCTTGTTATAACCATGCAAAATTATTTGTACTACAGATTGTATCTGCAAAACTATATTAAATAGTATACAGAATACTTATTAAATCTACCTATGCAATTTTGATAATTTTGAGTGATAATCATGTTTTATTATGGATGCCCTCTTGTGTTGGAATCATTTATTGCATAAAATGCTCAAATAGGTGCTAGAGTTCCAACCAAGAGCACAATTCTTTATAGAAATTGTAAAGTTACCTGTGTACTGAGCAAACAAAGGGGTCTAAGTAAATGGAGATGTGTTTGCCATGCTTATTGTGATAGATAACATTAATGTGACTTCATATACCATTGGTATAGTCATCCCACCACATGATAAAGCACTTTTGTATCGGCTCGTCGCATTCTCCGTTCCATGACCTTTAAGCTTTGTCCGGTGCCCCATCTACCTACTCTAATTTTCCTCCCTCCCAGTAATCACTTTTATCcataattattattagtagtatacCGGGTATATAAACAAAACTTAACATTTTCTCAGTTATATtgtaaaaacaaaaatgaaaaaaaatgcttGTAATGCAATCAAAATAAATGGGGACAAAAGTTAAGAGCTTCTCTAAGGT
The DNA window shown above is from Procambarus clarkii isolate CNS0578487 chromosome 82, FALCON_Pclarkii_2.0, whole genome shotgun sequence and carries:
- the LOC123764395 gene encoding ciliary microtubule associated protein 1A isoform X2, encoding MGGQTNGTWTPTKRRGPIAAEFSSPGPASIALRSSIGAGGATKNRPPAFTMGSRHEPKLDKAGPGPGQYNVTGLSNKGKDEPVAASMHIKPKDPRMYITPAPCDYSPDKAEAKVLEASPSFSFGVKTEDGRPSDAPAPNSYNIPSLLGSTKEGSKHSAPSFTMSARPLPDEDKMKVPGPGSYNDSTVDKYKTVKSPSFSMGQRTTIPSDHTMKPGPGAHCPEKYQPSGPKFTMAPRPADEVDKMNIPGPGAYNSGDLDKCREKQPAFTMSPKTNLPTDNSPKPAPNAYSPEKYQPSGPKFTMAPRPADEVDKMNIPGPGAYNSGDLDKCREKQPAFTMSPKTNLPTDNSPKPAPNAYSPEKSETKTTPQFSFGIKHSQYLGKLRDQ
- the LOC123764395 gene encoding ciliary microtubule associated protein 1A isoform X1, which gives rise to MGGQTNGTWTPTKRRGPIAAEFSSPGPASIALRSSIGAGGATKNRPPAFTMGSRHEPKLDKAGPGPGQYNVTGLSNKGKDEPVAASMHIKPKDPRMYITPAPCDYSPDKAEAKVLEASPSFSFGVKTEDGRPSDAPAPNSYNIPSLLGSTKEGSKHSAPSFTMSARPLPDEDKMKVPGPGSYNDSTVDKYKTVKSPSFSMGQRTTIPSDHTMKPGPGAHCPEKYQPSGPKFTMAPRPADEVDKMNIPGPGAYNSGDLDKCREKQPAFTMSPKTNLPTDNSPKPAPNAYSPEKYQPSGPKFTMAPRPADEVDKMNIPGPGAYNSGDLDKCREKQPAFTMSPKTNLPTDNSPKPAPNAYSPEKYVPSGPKFTMAPRAVEEMDKMQVPGPGTYEAGNLDKSRSETKTTPQFSFGIKHSQYLGKLRDQ
- the LOC123764395 gene encoding ciliary microtubule associated protein 1A isoform X3, with the translated sequence MGGQTNGTWTPTKRRGPIAAEFSSPGPASIALRSSIGAGGATKNRPPAFTMGSRHEPKLDKAGPGPGQYNVTGLSNKGKDEPVAASMHIKPKDPRMYITPAPCDYSPDKAEAKVLEASPSFSFGVKTEDGRPSDAPAPNSYNIPSLLGSTKEGSKHSAPSFTMSARPLPDEDKMKVPGPGSYNDSTVDKYKTVKSPSFSMGQRTTIPSDHTMKPGPGAHCPEKYQPSGPKFTMAPRPADEVDKMNIPGPGAYNSGDLDKCREKQPAFTMSPKTNLPTDNSPKPAPNAYSPEKYQPSGPKFTMAPRPADEVDKMNIPGPGAYNSGDLDKCREKQPAFTMSPKTNLPTDNSPKPAPNAYSPEKYVPSGPKFTMAPRAVEEMDKMQVPGPGTYEAGNLDKSRVSLPAFTMAPKTNLPTDRTQKPAPNAYSPEKSESSETKTTPQFSFGIKHSQYLGKLRDQ